A genomic segment from Glycine soja cultivar W05 chromosome 20, ASM419377v2, whole genome shotgun sequence encodes:
- the LOC114403249 gene encoding GATA transcription factor 8-like isoform X1: MMKFSIVEKMVGPNFMDEIDCGSFFDHIDDLLDFPVEDVDGGAATLPSVAAAGNCNSLASIWPAESDSFPTSDSVFSGNTASDLSAELSVPYEDIVQLEWLSNFVEDSFCGGSLTMNKVEEPSCTTKEDSVNTQFHTSSPVSVLESSSSCSGGKTFPLSSPEIYIPVPCGRTRSKRPRPATFNPRPAMNLISPASSFVGENMQPNVISSKSSSDSENFAESQLVPKMPKQASGEPKKKKKVKLPLPLVPADNNQNASQPVRKCMHCEITKTPQWRAGPMGPKTLCNACGVRYKSGRLFPEYRPAASPTFCPSVHSNSHKKVLEMRCRGIDKSGFAINSAASPELIPNTNSSLTLEYM; this comes from the exons ATGAT gaAATTTTCAATTGTCGAGAAAATGGTTGGACCAAACTTCATGGACGAGATAGACTGCGGCAGCTTCTTTGACCACATCGACGACCTTCTCGATTTTCCCGTCGAGGACGTTGACGGCGGCGCCGCCACCTTACCGTCGGTAGCCGCTGCCGGCAACTGCAACTCGCTGGCGAGCATCTGGCCCGCTGAGTCCGACTCGTTTCCTACCTCCGACTCGGTGTTTTCCGGCAACACCGCTTCGGACCTCTCGGCGGAGCTCTCGGTTCCG TATGAAGACATTGTCCAATTGGAATGGTTGTCCAATTTTGTGGAGGATTCCTTTTGTGGGGGGAGCCTAACAATGAACAAAGTGGAAGAGCCATCATGTACCACCAAGGAGGACTCAGTAAACACCCAATTTCACACATCAAGCCCAGTTTCTGTCCTTGAAAGTAGCAGTTCTTGCTCTGGTGGCAAGACTTTTCCACTAAGCAGTCCAGAGATTTACATCCCTGTGCCATGTGGACGTACACGCAGCAAGCGTCCACGTCCAGCAACCTTCAATCCTAGGCCTGCCATGAACCTCATTTCCCCTGCCTCTTCTTTTGTTGGGGAGAACATGCAGCCTAATGTCATATCATCCAAGTCATCTTCAGATTCTGAGAATTTTGCTGAGTCTCAACTTGTTCCCAAGATGCCAAAACAAGCTTCTGGGGAgcctaagaagaaaaagaaagtgaagcTGCCACTTCCATTAGTTCCAGCTGATAACAATCAAAATGCCTCACAACCTGTTAGGAAATGCATGCATTGTGAGATAACCAAGACACCACAGTGGAGGGCAGGGCCAATGGGGCCAAAAACACTGTGCAATGCTTGTGGTGTTCGTTACAAGTCCGGCCGGCTCTTCCCCGAGTACCGGCCTGCTGCAAGTCCAACTTTTTGCCCATCTGTGCACTCCAATTCTCATAAGAAGGTCCTGGAAATGAGATGCAGGGGCATTGACAAATCCGGTTTTGCAATCAATTCAGCTGCCTCACCCGAACTCATTCCAAACACTAACAGCAGCCTTACCCTGGAGTACATGTGA
- the LOC114403249 gene encoding GATA transcription factor 8-like isoform X2 encodes MVGPNFMDEIDCGSFFDHIDDLLDFPVEDVDGGAATLPSVAAAGNCNSLASIWPAESDSFPTSDSVFSGNTASDLSAELSVPYEDIVQLEWLSNFVEDSFCGGSLTMNKVEEPSCTTKEDSVNTQFHTSSPVSVLESSSSCSGGKTFPLSSPEIYIPVPCGRTRSKRPRPATFNPRPAMNLISPASSFVGENMQPNVISSKSSSDSENFAESQLVPKMPKQASGEPKKKKKVKLPLPLVPADNNQNASQPVRKCMHCEITKTPQWRAGPMGPKTLCNACGVRYKSGRLFPEYRPAASPTFCPSVHSNSHKKVLEMRCRGIDKSGFAINSAASPELIPNTNSSLTLEYM; translated from the exons ATGGTTGGACCAAACTTCATGGACGAGATAGACTGCGGCAGCTTCTTTGACCACATCGACGACCTTCTCGATTTTCCCGTCGAGGACGTTGACGGCGGCGCCGCCACCTTACCGTCGGTAGCCGCTGCCGGCAACTGCAACTCGCTGGCGAGCATCTGGCCCGCTGAGTCCGACTCGTTTCCTACCTCCGACTCGGTGTTTTCCGGCAACACCGCTTCGGACCTCTCGGCGGAGCTCTCGGTTCCG TATGAAGACATTGTCCAATTGGAATGGTTGTCCAATTTTGTGGAGGATTCCTTTTGTGGGGGGAGCCTAACAATGAACAAAGTGGAAGAGCCATCATGTACCACCAAGGAGGACTCAGTAAACACCCAATTTCACACATCAAGCCCAGTTTCTGTCCTTGAAAGTAGCAGTTCTTGCTCTGGTGGCAAGACTTTTCCACTAAGCAGTCCAGAGATTTACATCCCTGTGCCATGTGGACGTACACGCAGCAAGCGTCCACGTCCAGCAACCTTCAATCCTAGGCCTGCCATGAACCTCATTTCCCCTGCCTCTTCTTTTGTTGGGGAGAACATGCAGCCTAATGTCATATCATCCAAGTCATCTTCAGATTCTGAGAATTTTGCTGAGTCTCAACTTGTTCCCAAGATGCCAAAACAAGCTTCTGGGGAgcctaagaagaaaaagaaagtgaagcTGCCACTTCCATTAGTTCCAGCTGATAACAATCAAAATGCCTCACAACCTGTTAGGAAATGCATGCATTGTGAGATAACCAAGACACCACAGTGGAGGGCAGGGCCAATGGGGCCAAAAACACTGTGCAATGCTTGTGGTGTTCGTTACAAGTCCGGCCGGCTCTTCCCCGAGTACCGGCCTGCTGCAAGTCCAACTTTTTGCCCATCTGTGCACTCCAATTCTCATAAGAAGGTCCTGGAAATGAGATGCAGGGGCATTGACAAATCCGGTTTTGCAATCAATTCAGCTGCCTCACCCGAACTCATTCCAAACACTAACAGCAGCCTTACCCTGGAGTACATGTGA